In Stigmatopora argus isolate UIUO_Sarg chromosome 17, RoL_Sarg_1.0, whole genome shotgun sequence, the following are encoded in one genomic region:
- the zbtb14 gene encoding zinc finger and BTB domain-containing protein 14 isoform X1, producing MSPARKKASGVKGHPRRGSEPRMFFPPEVQMAETVKYVDEEHKNVFLKLLNEQRLEGEHCDIAVVVEDVKFRAHRCVLAACSNYFKKLFKKHEVDNSSVIEIDFIRSDIFEEVLNYMYTAKISVKKRDINLMMSSGQILGIRFLDKLCSQKREDAPSEDKDKFPFDIVKMALPPEAQLVADAEVLGEHEVAPVADELAGAGANQEMDKSPDAALREQEAILKELANEHVHKVACYDQDVVPDMETEPKELGAEHHATQTLTFDSMGEVKDEQPPGWATADMKFEYLLYGHRDQLACHVCAKTFLDESRLRKHEKLHSAERPFACEICAKAFTTHAHLKEHLKIHTGFKPYRCDVCGKSFIRAPDLKKHERVHSNERPFACQMCDKAFKHKSHLKDHERRHRGEKPFVCASCTKAFAKASDLKRHENNMHSERKLGNPLQSDADALQAAAMAAEESHMDGMACS from the exons ATGAGTCCCGCACGAAAGAAGGCGTCAGGGGTAAAAGGTCACCCGAGAAGAGGGTCTGAGCCGAGGATGTTTTTCCCGCCCGAGGTCCAGATGGCCGAGACGGTGAAGTACGTGGACGAAGAGCACAAGAACGTCTTCCTCAAGTTGCTGAACGAGCAGCGGCTGGAGGGCGAGCACTGTGACATCGCCGTGGTGGTGGAAGACGTCAAGTTCCGCGCTCACCGCTGCGTCCTGGCCGCCTGTTCCAACTACTTTAAAAAGCTCTTTAAAAAACACGAG GTGGACAACTCGTCCGTCATCGAGATCGACTTCATCCGCTCGGACATCTTCGAAGAGGTCTTGAATTACATGTACACGGCCAAGATCTCCGTCAAGAAGAGAGACATCAACCTGATGATGTCGTCGGGACAAATTCTGGGCATTCGCTTCTTGGACAAACTTTGCTCGCAG AAACGAGAAGACGCGCCGTCCGAGGACAAAGACAAGTTTCCTTTCGACATCGTCAAGATGGCGCTCCCTCCCGAAGCTCAGCTGGTGGCGGACGCCGAG GTTCTCGGGGAGCACGAGGTGGCGCCCGTGGCGGACGAGCTGGCGGGGGCCGGCGCCAACCAGGAGATGGACAAGTCCCCCGACGCGGCGCTGCGCGAGCAGGAGGCCATCCTGAAGGAGCTGGCCAACGAGCACGTCCACAAG GTGGCCTGCTACGACCAGGACGTGGTGCCGGACATGGAGACGGAACCCAAGGAGCTGGGGGCGGAGCACCACGCCACCCAGACGCTGACGTTCGACAGCATGGGGGAGGTGAAGGACGAGCAGCCGCCCGGTTGGGCCACCGCCGACATGAAGTTTGAGTATCTCCTCTACGGGCACCGGGACCAGCTGGCCTGTCACGTGTGCGCCAAGACCTTCCTGGACGAATCCCGACTCAG GAAGCACGAGAAGCTCCACTCGGCCGAGCGACCTTTTGCCTGCGAGATCTGCGCCAAAGCCTTCACCACCCACGCTCACCTGAAAG AACACCTGAAGATCCACACGGGCTTCAAGCCGTACCGCTGCGACGTTTGCGGCAAATCCTTCATCCGGGCTCCGGACCTGAAGAAACACGAGAGAGTCCACAGCAACGAGCGCCCGTTCGCCTGTCAGATGTGCGACAAG GCTTTTAAACACAAGTCTCACCTGAAAGATCACGAGAGGAGGCACCGAGGAGAAAAGCCTTTTGTGTGCGCGTCGTGCACCAAGGCCTTCGCCAAG GCGTCGGATCTGAAGCGACACGAGAACAACATGCACAGCGAGAGGAAGTTGGGGAACCCTCTTCAGAGCGACGCCGACGCCTTGCAGGCGGCCGCCATGGCCGCCGAGGAGTCGCACATGGATGGCATGGCCTGCTCCTAA
- the zbtb14 gene encoding zinc finger and BTB domain-containing protein 14 isoform X4 translates to MAKVQMAETVKYVDEEHKNVFLKLLNEQRLEGEHCDIAVVVEDVKFRAHRCVLAACSNYFKKLFKKHEVDNSSVIEIDFIRSDIFEEVLNYMYTAKISVKKRDINLMMSSGQILGIRFLDKLCSQKREDAPSEDKDKFPFDIVKMALPPEAQLVADAEVLGEHEVAPVADELAGAGANQEMDKSPDAALREQEAILKELANEHVHKVACYDQDVVPDMETEPKELGAEHHATQTLTFDSMGEVKDEQPPGWATADMKFEYLLYGHRDQLACHVCAKTFLDESRLRKHEKLHSAERPFACEICAKAFTTHAHLKEHLKIHTGFKPYRCDVCGKSFIRAPDLKKHERVHSNERPFACQMCDKAFKHKSHLKDHERRHRGEKPFVCASCTKAFAKASDLKRHENNMHSERKLGNPLQSDADALQAAAMAAEESHMDGMACS, encoded by the exons ATGGCCAAG GTCCAGATGGCCGAGACGGTGAAGTACGTGGACGAAGAGCACAAGAACGTCTTCCTCAAGTTGCTGAACGAGCAGCGGCTGGAGGGCGAGCACTGTGACATCGCCGTGGTGGTGGAAGACGTCAAGTTCCGCGCTCACCGCTGCGTCCTGGCCGCCTGTTCCAACTACTTTAAAAAGCTCTTTAAAAAACACGAG GTGGACAACTCGTCCGTCATCGAGATCGACTTCATCCGCTCGGACATCTTCGAAGAGGTCTTGAATTACATGTACACGGCCAAGATCTCCGTCAAGAAGAGAGACATCAACCTGATGATGTCGTCGGGACAAATTCTGGGCATTCGCTTCTTGGACAAACTTTGCTCGCAG AAACGAGAAGACGCGCCGTCCGAGGACAAAGACAAGTTTCCTTTCGACATCGTCAAGATGGCGCTCCCTCCCGAAGCTCAGCTGGTGGCGGACGCCGAG GTTCTCGGGGAGCACGAGGTGGCGCCCGTGGCGGACGAGCTGGCGGGGGCCGGCGCCAACCAGGAGATGGACAAGTCCCCCGACGCGGCGCTGCGCGAGCAGGAGGCCATCCTGAAGGAGCTGGCCAACGAGCACGTCCACAAG GTGGCCTGCTACGACCAGGACGTGGTGCCGGACATGGAGACGGAACCCAAGGAGCTGGGGGCGGAGCACCACGCCACCCAGACGCTGACGTTCGACAGCATGGGGGAGGTGAAGGACGAGCAGCCGCCCGGTTGGGCCACCGCCGACATGAAGTTTGAGTATCTCCTCTACGGGCACCGGGACCAGCTGGCCTGTCACGTGTGCGCCAAGACCTTCCTGGACGAATCCCGACTCAG GAAGCACGAGAAGCTCCACTCGGCCGAGCGACCTTTTGCCTGCGAGATCTGCGCCAAAGCCTTCACCACCCACGCTCACCTGAAAG AACACCTGAAGATCCACACGGGCTTCAAGCCGTACCGCTGCGACGTTTGCGGCAAATCCTTCATCCGGGCTCCGGACCTGAAGAAACACGAGAGAGTCCACAGCAACGAGCGCCCGTTCGCCTGTCAGATGTGCGACAAG GCTTTTAAACACAAGTCTCACCTGAAAGATCACGAGAGGAGGCACCGAGGAGAAAAGCCTTTTGTGTGCGCGTCGTGCACCAAGGCCTTCGCCAAG GCGTCGGATCTGAAGCGACACGAGAACAACATGCACAGCGAGAGGAAGTTGGGGAACCCTCTTCAGAGCGACGCCGACGCCTTGCAGGCGGCCGCCATGGCCGCCGAGGAGTCGCACATGGATGGCATGGCCTGCTCCTAA
- the zbtb14 gene encoding zinc finger and BTB domain-containing protein 14 isoform X3, translated as MNGEWMLKQKSWNTPTAVQMAETVKYVDEEHKNVFLKLLNEQRLEGEHCDIAVVVEDVKFRAHRCVLAACSNYFKKLFKKHEVDNSSVIEIDFIRSDIFEEVLNYMYTAKISVKKRDINLMMSSGQILGIRFLDKLCSQKREDAPSEDKDKFPFDIVKMALPPEAQLVADAEVLGEHEVAPVADELAGAGANQEMDKSPDAALREQEAILKELANEHVHKVACYDQDVVPDMETEPKELGAEHHATQTLTFDSMGEVKDEQPPGWATADMKFEYLLYGHRDQLACHVCAKTFLDESRLRKHEKLHSAERPFACEICAKAFTTHAHLKEHLKIHTGFKPYRCDVCGKSFIRAPDLKKHERVHSNERPFACQMCDKAFKHKSHLKDHERRHRGEKPFVCASCTKAFAKASDLKRHENNMHSERKLGNPLQSDADALQAAAMAAEESHMDGMACS; from the exons ATGAATGGAGAGTGGATGTTAAAGCAAAAAAGTTGGAACACCCCCACCGCA GTCCAGATGGCCGAGACGGTGAAGTACGTGGACGAAGAGCACAAGAACGTCTTCCTCAAGTTGCTGAACGAGCAGCGGCTGGAGGGCGAGCACTGTGACATCGCCGTGGTGGTGGAAGACGTCAAGTTCCGCGCTCACCGCTGCGTCCTGGCCGCCTGTTCCAACTACTTTAAAAAGCTCTTTAAAAAACACGAG GTGGACAACTCGTCCGTCATCGAGATCGACTTCATCCGCTCGGACATCTTCGAAGAGGTCTTGAATTACATGTACACGGCCAAGATCTCCGTCAAGAAGAGAGACATCAACCTGATGATGTCGTCGGGACAAATTCTGGGCATTCGCTTCTTGGACAAACTTTGCTCGCAG AAACGAGAAGACGCGCCGTCCGAGGACAAAGACAAGTTTCCTTTCGACATCGTCAAGATGGCGCTCCCTCCCGAAGCTCAGCTGGTGGCGGACGCCGAG GTTCTCGGGGAGCACGAGGTGGCGCCCGTGGCGGACGAGCTGGCGGGGGCCGGCGCCAACCAGGAGATGGACAAGTCCCCCGACGCGGCGCTGCGCGAGCAGGAGGCCATCCTGAAGGAGCTGGCCAACGAGCACGTCCACAAG GTGGCCTGCTACGACCAGGACGTGGTGCCGGACATGGAGACGGAACCCAAGGAGCTGGGGGCGGAGCACCACGCCACCCAGACGCTGACGTTCGACAGCATGGGGGAGGTGAAGGACGAGCAGCCGCCCGGTTGGGCCACCGCCGACATGAAGTTTGAGTATCTCCTCTACGGGCACCGGGACCAGCTGGCCTGTCACGTGTGCGCCAAGACCTTCCTGGACGAATCCCGACTCAG GAAGCACGAGAAGCTCCACTCGGCCGAGCGACCTTTTGCCTGCGAGATCTGCGCCAAAGCCTTCACCACCCACGCTCACCTGAAAG AACACCTGAAGATCCACACGGGCTTCAAGCCGTACCGCTGCGACGTTTGCGGCAAATCCTTCATCCGGGCTCCGGACCTGAAGAAACACGAGAGAGTCCACAGCAACGAGCGCCCGTTCGCCTGTCAGATGTGCGACAAG GCTTTTAAACACAAGTCTCACCTGAAAGATCACGAGAGGAGGCACCGAGGAGAAAAGCCTTTTGTGTGCGCGTCGTGCACCAAGGCCTTCGCCAAG GCGTCGGATCTGAAGCGACACGAGAACAACATGCACAGCGAGAGGAAGTTGGGGAACCCTCTTCAGAGCGACGCCGACGCCTTGCAGGCGGCCGCCATGGCCGCCGAGGAGTCGCACATGGATGGCATGGCCTGCTCCTAA
- the zbtb14 gene encoding zinc finger and BTB domain-containing protein 14 isoform X2 has translation MNGEWLLKKKSWNIPTAVQMAETVKYVDEEHKNVFLKLLNEQRLEGEHCDIAVVVEDVKFRAHRCVLAACSNYFKKLFKKHEVDNSSVIEIDFIRSDIFEEVLNYMYTAKISVKKRDINLMMSSGQILGIRFLDKLCSQKREDAPSEDKDKFPFDIVKMALPPEAQLVADAEVLGEHEVAPVADELAGAGANQEMDKSPDAALREQEAILKELANEHVHKVACYDQDVVPDMETEPKELGAEHHATQTLTFDSMGEVKDEQPPGWATADMKFEYLLYGHRDQLACHVCAKTFLDESRLRKHEKLHSAERPFACEICAKAFTTHAHLKEHLKIHTGFKPYRCDVCGKSFIRAPDLKKHERVHSNERPFACQMCDKAFKHKSHLKDHERRHRGEKPFVCASCTKAFAKASDLKRHENNMHSERKLGNPLQSDADALQAAAMAAEESHMDGMACS, from the exons ATGAATGGAGAGTggctgttaaagaaaaaaagttggaacATCCCCACCGCA GTCCAGATGGCCGAGACGGTGAAGTACGTGGACGAAGAGCACAAGAACGTCTTCCTCAAGTTGCTGAACGAGCAGCGGCTGGAGGGCGAGCACTGTGACATCGCCGTGGTGGTGGAAGACGTCAAGTTCCGCGCTCACCGCTGCGTCCTGGCCGCCTGTTCCAACTACTTTAAAAAGCTCTTTAAAAAACACGAG GTGGACAACTCGTCCGTCATCGAGATCGACTTCATCCGCTCGGACATCTTCGAAGAGGTCTTGAATTACATGTACACGGCCAAGATCTCCGTCAAGAAGAGAGACATCAACCTGATGATGTCGTCGGGACAAATTCTGGGCATTCGCTTCTTGGACAAACTTTGCTCGCAG AAACGAGAAGACGCGCCGTCCGAGGACAAAGACAAGTTTCCTTTCGACATCGTCAAGATGGCGCTCCCTCCCGAAGCTCAGCTGGTGGCGGACGCCGAG GTTCTCGGGGAGCACGAGGTGGCGCCCGTGGCGGACGAGCTGGCGGGGGCCGGCGCCAACCAGGAGATGGACAAGTCCCCCGACGCGGCGCTGCGCGAGCAGGAGGCCATCCTGAAGGAGCTGGCCAACGAGCACGTCCACAAG GTGGCCTGCTACGACCAGGACGTGGTGCCGGACATGGAGACGGAACCCAAGGAGCTGGGGGCGGAGCACCACGCCACCCAGACGCTGACGTTCGACAGCATGGGGGAGGTGAAGGACGAGCAGCCGCCCGGTTGGGCCACCGCCGACATGAAGTTTGAGTATCTCCTCTACGGGCACCGGGACCAGCTGGCCTGTCACGTGTGCGCCAAGACCTTCCTGGACGAATCCCGACTCAG GAAGCACGAGAAGCTCCACTCGGCCGAGCGACCTTTTGCCTGCGAGATCTGCGCCAAAGCCTTCACCACCCACGCTCACCTGAAAG AACACCTGAAGATCCACACGGGCTTCAAGCCGTACCGCTGCGACGTTTGCGGCAAATCCTTCATCCGGGCTCCGGACCTGAAGAAACACGAGAGAGTCCACAGCAACGAGCGCCCGTTCGCCTGTCAGATGTGCGACAAG GCTTTTAAACACAAGTCTCACCTGAAAGATCACGAGAGGAGGCACCGAGGAGAAAAGCCTTTTGTGTGCGCGTCGTGCACCAAGGCCTTCGCCAAG GCGTCGGATCTGAAGCGACACGAGAACAACATGCACAGCGAGAGGAAGTTGGGGAACCCTCTTCAGAGCGACGCCGACGCCTTGCAGGCGGCCGCCATGGCCGCCGAGGAGTCGCACATGGATGGCATGGCCTGCTCCTAA
- the zbtb14 gene encoding zinc finger and BTB domain-containing protein 14 isoform X5, producing MAETVKYVDEEHKNVFLKLLNEQRLEGEHCDIAVVVEDVKFRAHRCVLAACSNYFKKLFKKHEVDNSSVIEIDFIRSDIFEEVLNYMYTAKISVKKRDINLMMSSGQILGIRFLDKLCSQKREDAPSEDKDKFPFDIVKMALPPEAQLVADAEVLGEHEVAPVADELAGAGANQEMDKSPDAALREQEAILKELANEHVHKVACYDQDVVPDMETEPKELGAEHHATQTLTFDSMGEVKDEQPPGWATADMKFEYLLYGHRDQLACHVCAKTFLDESRLRKHEKLHSAERPFACEICAKAFTTHAHLKEHLKIHTGFKPYRCDVCGKSFIRAPDLKKHERVHSNERPFACQMCDKAFKHKSHLKDHERRHRGEKPFVCASCTKAFAKASDLKRHENNMHSERKLGNPLQSDADALQAAAMAAEESHMDGMACS from the exons ATGGCCGAGACGGTGAAGTACGTGGACGAAGAGCACAAGAACGTCTTCCTCAAGTTGCTGAACGAGCAGCGGCTGGAGGGCGAGCACTGTGACATCGCCGTGGTGGTGGAAGACGTCAAGTTCCGCGCTCACCGCTGCGTCCTGGCCGCCTGTTCCAACTACTTTAAAAAGCTCTTTAAAAAACACGAG GTGGACAACTCGTCCGTCATCGAGATCGACTTCATCCGCTCGGACATCTTCGAAGAGGTCTTGAATTACATGTACACGGCCAAGATCTCCGTCAAGAAGAGAGACATCAACCTGATGATGTCGTCGGGACAAATTCTGGGCATTCGCTTCTTGGACAAACTTTGCTCGCAG AAACGAGAAGACGCGCCGTCCGAGGACAAAGACAAGTTTCCTTTCGACATCGTCAAGATGGCGCTCCCTCCCGAAGCTCAGCTGGTGGCGGACGCCGAG GTTCTCGGGGAGCACGAGGTGGCGCCCGTGGCGGACGAGCTGGCGGGGGCCGGCGCCAACCAGGAGATGGACAAGTCCCCCGACGCGGCGCTGCGCGAGCAGGAGGCCATCCTGAAGGAGCTGGCCAACGAGCACGTCCACAAG GTGGCCTGCTACGACCAGGACGTGGTGCCGGACATGGAGACGGAACCCAAGGAGCTGGGGGCGGAGCACCACGCCACCCAGACGCTGACGTTCGACAGCATGGGGGAGGTGAAGGACGAGCAGCCGCCCGGTTGGGCCACCGCCGACATGAAGTTTGAGTATCTCCTCTACGGGCACCGGGACCAGCTGGCCTGTCACGTGTGCGCCAAGACCTTCCTGGACGAATCCCGACTCAG GAAGCACGAGAAGCTCCACTCGGCCGAGCGACCTTTTGCCTGCGAGATCTGCGCCAAAGCCTTCACCACCCACGCTCACCTGAAAG AACACCTGAAGATCCACACGGGCTTCAAGCCGTACCGCTGCGACGTTTGCGGCAAATCCTTCATCCGGGCTCCGGACCTGAAGAAACACGAGAGAGTCCACAGCAACGAGCGCCCGTTCGCCTGTCAGATGTGCGACAAG GCTTTTAAACACAAGTCTCACCTGAAAGATCACGAGAGGAGGCACCGAGGAGAAAAGCCTTTTGTGTGCGCGTCGTGCACCAAGGCCTTCGCCAAG GCGTCGGATCTGAAGCGACACGAGAACAACATGCACAGCGAGAGGAAGTTGGGGAACCCTCTTCAGAGCGACGCCGACGCCTTGCAGGCGGCCGCCATGGCCGCCGAGGAGTCGCACATGGATGGCATGGCCTGCTCCTAA